The DNA region GTGCGGAATTTCGTTCATTGTCACGACTCGGGCGTTTCGGTGAAGTCTCCTCCATCCCGGGGACCGGGGCACCAGGGCGGACCGGAATCCGGGGAAGTCCCCCTGCCGGTACGAGCGGTTATATCCTTTTTCCGGACGCATATAGATAGATTACAGTCGAATGATTGCGGCCTTCATCTTTCCCATCATCGTCTGGCCCTGAAGCTTTGCAGGATGGATGTCGGGTGAGGCAGAAGATTCGCGTCCCCGGGAGGGATGACGGATCGCGGTGGCTATCAACGCGTGAAAGGGGAGGGATTTCCTTTGGTGGATCGCGAATACCAGCAGCTCCGGTTCGACATATCGGAAAAGGTCCGCCTGCATCCGCAACAGCCGGGGATCAAAACGCTGGTTGAACTGGATCTGTACCCCGACGTGGAAATCGAGGATCAGGAGACCCATCTCAGGATTCACGGCTATTTGAGGCTGGCGGGAAGATATGTCGGGGATGAGGAAGATGCGGTCGACACAGGAGAAGAAGCGGCCGGCGGGGATGAGCAGGCTCCGGAAGTCCGGCAGGAAGGGGAGAACATGGATGAAATCGCCTTTGTGATCCCTGTTGAGATCACCCTTCCTTCCGACCGGGTGGATGTCGACCGCATCGCCGCGGAGGTGGAATCCTTCGATTATCAGGTGTTGTCCCCCTTCGAGTTGCAGATCGAGGCGGTCCTGGCCATCGACGGCCTGTTGTCCGATCCGAAAAAAGATGAGGCTTACCAGGACAGCGTCGTTTCCTTTTCCGGATCCTCCGTTTTGTCCGAAAGGGGAGGCGGCATGGATGCGGAAGAGGAGGAATCCCCGGGCGAAGTGCACCTGATTCATGTGGATTACGGCGGAGAGCCGGCCGGAAAGCGGGAGGAACCGGACACGCGAGCCGCGGAGATTCAATCCCTTCCGCAGGAGTCCTCCGCCGCCGGCGATGTGGGGGAGGACTGGGCGGAGAGCCGCACCGAGGAGGATGGAGCATATCCGTTCGCGGTTGAATCCTCCTCTTCGGGAGAATCTCCCGCGGAATGGTCTCCGGATTCCCCTGACGACATCGATTTCGGAGAGGACGCGGGCGCGGAAGTGCCGGACAAAGAAGGGGAAAAAAGGGTGCGCGACCGGGAAGAGGCAGCCGAACGCGACCCGTTGAGCCGCGTGCGGTTCGGTTTTCAACCCGAAGAAGAGGATTTCGACGAGGCGTTTCAACTGGCCAAAAAATTGCTCCGGAAACCGTCCCCCGACGAGTTCGGTCCGGACCGGGCCGCGGCGGATTCCTCCGCGCAGGAAGAGACTTGGGACGAAGAGGCGGGGAAATCGGAGGAGGAATCGGCGGAATCCGCAGAGGAAACGGTTTCAACGGATGTTCGGGAAAGTGAACAGGGGACCGGCGAGGAAGGACTCCATTGGGCCCGGCAGTTCCTCGGAGAAAAAGAGGATACCTTTGTAAAGATGCGGATGGTGATCGTCCAGAAGGGAGAATCGCTGGAGTCCCTCGCCGATCGGTATGGCGTTTCGGCCAGCTCGATTCTTCGGCTGAACGATTTGGAGTCCGGACAATTGGAAGAGGGACAGATCGTATACATTCCCGGAGAGGAGCGCAAAACGGCCCAATGACGGTTCAGGAAAGCAAGGGGAAAACCTCTTTTAAGCCCTACCGGAATTTCCGAAGCGGGCTTCTTCGCCGGGTCATCGCCCGTTATGGATGGAACCCCGTCCAAGTGACGAGGGTTCGGGGGGCCTGGAGAGTGGAGACGGAGGACGGGACTTTCGCTCTGAAAAAAGCTTCCTGTTCGGCGAAGAAGCTTTCTTTTTTGCATCAGGCGGTGGAAGAGGCCCGATCACAAGGGGGGGACGCGCTTCTGCCTTGGATTCCCACCGGAAAAGGACGTCCTTTTCTGGAGGAGCGGGGGAGAGCGTGGTACGCCACGCGCTGGTCCGGAGGGGTTCTCGATCCCCGCGACGCGCCTGCGGAAGAGTTGATCCGGCAACTGGCTGTGCTCCACCGGCTTCTGGAAAAGCCCGCGGACAGGGGGAAGGAGTTTCGGTACCGGGCGGGAACGGGACTGGTCGAGAGGTGGAGGGGTCACAGGGAAAGGATCCAGGAATACCGGAGCAAACTCAAGACCCGCGGGTTTGCCTCTCCCTTCGAGCAGATGCTGAGCGATCATGCGGATTTGCTGGATAAGGCCTTTTCTTTTGCCGTCCGGGGGATGGAGCGGTTTGTGGAGACGGAAAGGGGGATCCCTCCCCGTTACACCCTTTGCCACGGCAGGATACACCCCCACAACATCCTGAAAGGGGATCGGGGTTGGATCTGGATCGATTGGGATCACGCCCGGGTTGACAGCCCGGTTAGGGACCTCGCCCTGTTTTTCCGGCAGTTTTCGGACCCCTCCGAAGGGGGAAGCGGGATTCTTTCCCTTCTGGAGGTTTATGAACAGGAACGAAAACTTTCTCGTAAGGAGAAAAAGCTCCTCGCCCTGTATCTGGCATATCCCGACGGGATCGGCGAGCTCCTTCGTCAATACCGGAAGCCCGGGGGGATTGCGGAAGCCGAGGCGGTCCGGCGCCTGCGGTTGGAGTTGGACCGGCTCCGCGGGGTGCGGGAAACGCTGGGCGAACTCTGGCCGAAACGATCGGCCCATCAACGGGCAGGAAAGGGTTCCGCGGCCAAAGAGAACGCGGCCGTTGCCGCGGTTCAATCACGGGCCGGCAAGAAGGGAAACGCCGGATGAAAGGTCGGTCGAGAAATGGAGGCGGGCGATTCCTCTGCAGGCAAAGGCTTTGCCTGTTTTTTCTTTAACGCAGGATTTTTCCTTCCCGCGAACTTTGATGAATCCGATCGGGTGGAAATTCCGTTTCTTTATAAGAAAGAGCTCGACATCTTGTCGCTCCCGATCGGCGGAAAAGCTCGATAAATCGGGGAAATCCTGGTTTTGTTCCCCAAAAGATCGAAAAATGTCGGGGAAATTTTTCGTTTTGGCTGGACAAGCTGTCGAGAAAAGAGCAAAATAAATAGAAAAAGGTTCGCAAAGGGGGGCGGATCCGGTGGGTATGGTAAAGTCCCTGATGCGAAGCGCCTACCGCGGCCTGTTGTTCATCCTTTTTCTCAGCGTCATGATGCTGGTAACCGTTTTGCTGCTGGCCTTCTTGGCCAATCCGTCGCTGATGTGGGAGAGTGTGCAGGAAGCGTTTCGCATGCCCTAAAGGATGAATTTGTTTGACGGGGAGCGTTTCCCGTTGTAAAATAATTGTTACCAATTGAATCCGATAAGTGCGATGAGAGGGAAGAGTAACCGGTGGATGCCTTTTCAGAGAGAAGGGCCCCCAGGCTGCAAGGCCCTTCAGGCAAATCCGGTGAAGGTCGCCCTTGAGCAGTCCTGCCGAATCCCGCGAACGGGTAGTAGGCTGGACCGGTTCCCGACGTTAGAGGGAAATGAGGGCACCGGATCGACTTGTGATCCGGTGAACAAAGGTGGTACCGCGGAGTGCTCCTTCCGTCCTTTGGATGGGAAGGAGTTTTATTTTTGAACGAGCAAAGGAGGATGTAAGCGATGGCGGACAAAAGGACGGAGCTTCCTTCCGCCTACGATCCCAAACGGACGGAAGAAAAATGGTACGATTACTGGTTGGAGGGGGGCTTTTTCAAAGCCGGAAAAGATCCGTCCAAACCCCCCTTCACCATCGTGATTCCCCCGCCGAACGTGACGGGGAACCTGCACATCGGCCATGCCTTGAACAACACCTTGCAGGATATCCTGATCCGCTGGAAACGGATGCAGGGATACGACGCCCTGTGGTTGCCGGGGATGGATCATGCCGGTATCGCCACCCAGTCCCGGGTGGAGGCCAGGCTGCGGGAGGAGGGAATCTCCCGCCACGATTTGGGACGGGAAAAATTCCTGGAGAGGGTCTGGGAGTGGAAGGAGCATTATGCGGGGGTCATCCGCGAGCAATGGAGAAAAATGGGGGTGTCCGTGGATTATTCCCGGGAGCGGTTCACCATGGACGAAGGATTGTCCCGGGCCGTCAGGGAAGTGTTCGTGCGCCTGTATGAAAAGGGGTTGATCTACCGGGGCAAAT from Planifilum fimeticola includes:
- a CDS encoding phosphotransferase — protein: MTVQESKGKTSFKPYRNFRSGLLRRVIARYGWNPVQVTRVRGAWRVETEDGTFALKKASCSAKKLSFLHQAVEEARSQGGDALLPWIPTGKGRPFLEERGRAWYATRWSGGVLDPRDAPAEELIRQLAVLHRLLEKPADRGKEFRYRAGTGLVERWRGHRERIQEYRSKLKTRGFASPFEQMLSDHADLLDKAFSFAVRGMERFVETERGIPPRYTLCHGRIHPHNILKGDRGWIWIDWDHARVDSPVRDLALFFRQFSDPSEGGSGILSLLEVYEQERKLSRKEKKLLALYLAYPDGIGELLRQYRKPGGIAEAEAVRRLRLELDRLRGVRETLGELWPKRSAHQRAGKGSAAKENAAVAAVQSRAGKKGNAG
- a CDS encoding LysM peptidoglycan-binding domain-containing protein, whose product is MDREYQQLRFDISEKVRLHPQQPGIKTLVELDLYPDVEIEDQETHLRIHGYLRLAGRYVGDEEDAVDTGEEAAGGDEQAPEVRQEGENMDEIAFVIPVEITLPSDRVDVDRIAAEVESFDYQVLSPFELQIEAVLAIDGLLSDPKKDEAYQDSVVSFSGSSVLSERGGGMDAEEEESPGEVHLIHVDYGGEPAGKREEPDTRAAEIQSLPQESSAAGDVGEDWAESRTEEDGAYPFAVESSSSGESPAEWSPDSPDDIDFGEDAGAEVPDKEGEKRVRDREEAAERDPLSRVRFGFQPEEEDFDEAFQLAKKLLRKPSPDEFGPDRAAADSSAQEETWDEEAGKSEEESAESAEETVSTDVRESEQGTGEEGLHWARQFLGEKEDTFVKMRMVIVQKGESLESLADRYGVSASSILRLNDLESGQLEEGQIVYIPGEERKTAQ